From the genome of Gryllotalpicola protaetiae:
TGAATGCTCGTGCTCATCGAGGAGCTGAGCTCCTTCTTCGCCTGCTCCGCGGCCTCCTTGAGGCGCTGCAGCGCGATCTTGTCCTTCGAGACGTCGACGCCGGTCGAGTCCTTGAACTTCTTGATCAGGTACTCGACGACGCGCTGGTCCCAGTCGTCGCCGCCGAGGCGGTTGTCGCCGGCCGTCGCGCGAACCTGGATGGTCGAGAAGTCGTCGTCCTTGCCCACCTCGAGCAGCGAGACGTCGAAGGTGCCGCCGCCGAGGTCGAAGACGAGGATCAGCTCGTCCTCCTTGCCCTTGTCGAGGCCGTAGGCGAGGGCCGCAGCGGTCGGCTCGTTGATGATGCGCAGCACGTTGAGGCCCGCGATCTCACCGGCCTCCTTCGTGGCCTGGCGCTCCGCGTCGTTGAAATACGCGGGAACGGTGATGACGGCATCCGTCACGGTGTCGCCCAGGTACTGCTCGGCGTCGCGCTTGAGCTTGGCGAGGATGCGCGCCGAGATCTCCTGCGGGGTGTACTGCTTGCCGTCGATCTCCTGCTTCCAGTCCGTGCCCATGTGGCGCTTGACGGAGGAGATGGTGCGGTCGACGTTGGTCACGGCCTGGCGCTTGGCGGTCTCGCCGACGAGCACCTCGCCGTCCTTCGTGTACGCGACGACCGACGGGGTGGTGCGGAAGCCCTCGGCGTTCGCGATGACAGTCGGCTCGCCACCCTCGAGGACGGAGACCACGGAGTTCGTCGTTCCGAGGTCGATTCCTACTGCACGTGCCATGTGTTGGCCCTCCTGCTTTTGCGTTGTTGCGTAAGTTCGTGGGCGCGACTGCTTGAGCCGCGCAGACTCAACTTTTCCCTATGGGCGGATGCCTGTCAATCTGATTCCCACAAACTTGAGTCCACTCGTATCAACTTCTCAGAATGCGAATCTCTTCCCATACCTAGAGCTGGCAGGTATAGTTCCTGCATGCGACTGGCGAAGGACCTGATGGCGGCGACGTCGGCGCCGCTCGTGCTGGCGATCCTCGCCGAGGGCGAGAGCTACGGCTACGCGATCATCGCCCGCGTGCGCGAGCTGTCGAACGGCGAGATCGAGTGGACCGACGGGCTGCTCTACCCCCTGCTGCATCGCCTCGAGGGCTCGGCGCTGGTGGCGTCGCGCTGGGGCCAGGCGGAAAGCGGCCGCAAGCGCCGCTACTACGAGATCACGGATGCCGGACGTGACGAGCTCGCCGAGCACCGCCGGCAGTGGGCCACCGCCGTCGGTGCGCTGACGCAGGCCCGCGTCCTCGCGCAGTCCGTCGCGCACCTCCGCGCACACGTCGTCGCACACGTCGTCGCACAGGGAAGCGCACAGGGAAAG
Proteins encoded in this window:
- a CDS encoding PadR family transcriptional regulator, whose product is MRLAKDLMAATSAPLVLAILAEGESYGYAIIARVRELSNGEIEWTDGLLYPLLHRLEGSALVASRWGQAESGRKRRYYEITDAGRDELAEHRRQWATAVGALTQARVLAQSVAHLRAHVVAHVVAQGSAQGKGTLAW